From the genome of Arcobacter sp. F2176, one region includes:
- a CDS encoding methyltransferase — MPKLRYTYQTIEFGNMDIHVRTLKDTQQYDEECDLNLTTGISSANWSLFGVIWPSSKILATLMNNYNIKDKRILEVGCGIALSSLVLNHRNANITTTDFNPEVQKFLIENTRINHGKTIPFECANWANADDTLGKFDLIIASDILYEQFHLEDLSRFLNEHTNESCEIIIVDPGRGNHAKFSKMMVLLGYVHSQSEPLNTSDYLDEPFNGQIIKYTKK, encoded by the coding sequence ATGCCAAAACTGCGATACACATATCAAACAATTGAGTTTGGTAATATGGACATACATGTCCGAACTTTAAAAGATACACAACAATATGACGAAGAGTGTGATTTAAATCTTACTACAGGAATATCCTCTGCCAACTGGTCCTTATTTGGAGTGATTTGGCCTTCATCTAAAATCCTAGCAACTTTAATGAATAATTATAATATCAAAGATAAAAGAATCCTAGAAGTAGGGTGCGGAATAGCTCTTTCAAGTTTAGTATTAAATCACAGAAATGCAAATATAACAACAACAGATTTTAACCCAGAAGTTCAAAAGTTCTTGATAGAAAATACAAGAATAAATCATGGAAAAACAATCCCCTTCGAGTGTGCAAATTGGGCAAATGCTGATGATACTTTAGGAAAATTTGATTTAATCATAGCAAGTGATATTTTATATGAACAGTTCCACTTAGAGGATTTAAGTAGGTTTTTAAATGAGCATACAAATGAGTCTTGTGAAATTATAATTGTAGATCCAGGTAGAGGAAATCATGCAAAGTTTTCTAAGATGATGGTTTTATTAGGTTATGTTCATAGTCAAAGTGAACCTCTGAATACTTCAGATTATTTGGATGAGCCTTTTAATGGACAAATAATCAAATATACTAAAAAATAA
- the fusA gene encoding elongation factor G has product MARTTPLNRVRNIGIAAHIDAGKTTTTERILFYTGVSHKIGEVHEGAATMDWMEQEQERGITITSAATTCHWKHPITNEDLQINIIDTPGHVDFTIEVERSMRVLDGAVAVFCSVGGVQPQSETVWRQANKYKVPRMIFVNKMDRTGADFFMVEKQVNERLKSNAIPIQLPIGAEEDFKGIIDLIQMKAIVWDEDAAMGSHYHVEEIPANLLEQAEEYRERMVEAAAEQIEELMEKYLEGEELTQEEITKGIKAGCLNMTITPMTCGTAFKNKGVQTLLDAVAMYLPAPTEVADIRGETQDGEAVIVPSTDEGEVAALAFKIMTDPFVGQLTFARVYRGVLESGTYVMNSTKMKKERIGRLLKMHANNREECSQLYAGEIGAVVGLKSTITGDTLASEKDPVILERMEFPEPVISVAVEPKTKADQEKMGIALGKLAEEDPSFRVNTDEESGQTIISGMGELHLEILVDRMKREFKVEAEVGAPQVAYRETIKNEVQSEYKYAKQSGGKGQYGHVYLTITPLPAGGEENFVFKNEIKGGAIPKEYIPAVEKGCVETMQGGILAGYPMVDIQVTLYDGSFHDVDSSELAFKLAASMGFKQGCRTAAAQAIILEPIMKVEIETPEDYMGDVIGDCNKRRGQVQSMDDRAGVKLVVAMIPLSEMFGYSTDLRSMSQGRATYSMIFDSYQEVPKNVSEEIIKKRNG; this is encoded by the coding sequence ATGGCTAGAACAACACCACTTAACAGAGTTAGAAATATTGGTATCGCTGCTCATATTGATGCAGGGAAAACTACGACTACTGAAAGAATTTTATTTTACACAGGTGTATCGCACAAAATTGGAGAAGTACATGAAGGTGCTGCTACAATGGACTGGATGGAACAAGAGCAAGAAAGAGGTATTACAATTACTTCTGCAGCTACAACTTGTCACTGGAAACACCCAATTACAAATGAAGACTTACAAATAAACATTATTGATACTCCAGGTCACGTTGACTTTACAATTGAAGTTGAGAGATCTATGAGAGTTCTTGATGGTGCTGTAGCAGTATTCTGTTCAGTTGGTGGGGTACAACCACAATCTGAAACTGTTTGGAGACAAGCAAATAAATATAAAGTACCAAGAATGATATTCGTTAATAAAATGGATAGAACTGGTGCTGATTTCTTTATGGTTGAAAAACAAGTTAATGAAAGACTAAAATCAAATGCGATTCCTATTCAGTTACCAATAGGTGCTGAAGAAGATTTCAAAGGGATTATTGATTTAATTCAAATGAAAGCTATCGTTTGGGATGAAGATGCAGCTATGGGTTCTCACTACCATGTAGAAGAGATTCCTGCTAATTTATTAGAACAAGCAGAAGAGTATAGAGAAAGAATGGTTGAAGCTGCTGCTGAACAAATCGAAGAGTTAATGGAAAAATACCTTGAAGGTGAAGAATTAACTCAAGAAGAGATCACAAAAGGTATCAAAGCTGGTTGTTTAAATATGACTATTACTCCTATGACTTGTGGTACTGCATTTAAAAACAAAGGTGTTCAAACTTTACTTGACGCTGTTGCTATGTATTTACCAGCTCCAACAGAAGTTGCTGATATTAGAGGTGAAACTCAAGATGGTGAAGCTGTTATCGTTCCTTCTACTGATGAAGGTGAAGTTGCAGCATTAGCATTTAAAATTATGACTGACCCATTTGTTGGACAATTAACATTTGCAAGAGTTTATAGAGGTGTTTTAGAATCTGGAACATATGTAATGAACTCTACAAAAATGAAAAAAGAAAGAATCGGAAGATTACTTAAAATGCATGCAAATAATAGAGAAGAATGTTCTCAATTATATGCAGGTGAAATCGGTGCAGTTGTTGGGCTTAAATCAACAATTACAGGTGATACATTAGCTAGTGAAAAAGATCCAGTTATCTTAGAAAGAATGGAATTCCCAGAACCAGTTATTTCTGTTGCAGTTGAGCCAAAAACTAAAGCTGACCAAGAAAAAATGGGTATTGCATTAGGTAAACTTGCTGAAGAAGATCCATCATTTAGAGTAAATACTGATGAAGAATCTGGTCAAACTATTATTTCAGGAATGGGTGAATTACACCTTGAAATTCTTGTTGATAGAATGAAAAGAGAATTTAAAGTTGAAGCTGAAGTTGGTGCTCCACAAGTTGCTTATAGAGAAACTATTAAAAATGAAGTTCAATCAGAATACAAATATGCAAAACAATCTGGTGGTAAAGGTCAATATGGTCATGTTTACTTGACTATTACTCCTCTTCCAGCTGGTGGTGAAGAAAACTTTGTATTCAAAAATGAGATTAAAGGTGGAGCTATTCCTAAAGAATATATCCCAGCTGTTGAAAAAGGTTGTGTTGAAACAATGCAAGGTGGTATCCTAGCTGGTTACCCAATGGTTGATATTCAAGTAACACTTTATGATGGTTCTTTCCATGATGTGGATTCATCTGAATTAGCATTTAAATTAGCTGCTTCAATGGGTTTCAAACAAGGTTGTAGAACTGCAGCTGCACAAGCTATTATCTTAGAACCAATTATGAAAGTTGAAATTGAAACTCCTGAGGATTATATGGGAGATGTTATTGGGGATTGTAATAAAAGAAGAGGACAAGTTCAATCTATGGATGATAGAGCTGGTGTAAAACTTGTTGTTGCAATGATTCCATTATCTGAAATGTTTGGATACTCTACAGACTTAAGATCTATGTCTCAAGGTAGAGCAACATACTCTATGATTTTTGATTCATATCAAGAAGTTCCAAAAAATGTTTCTGAAGAAATTATTAAAAAGAGAAATGGTTAA
- a CDS encoding MFS transporter, whose protein sequence is MTKQLLPLALGGLAIGTTEFAIMGLLPDVANDLNISIPVAGHLISTYALGVVIGAPILVALSAKFPAKNILIAFMVLFTFFNFLSAIAPNYSTLLVSRFFSGLPHGAFFGVGTVVAAKLAQKGKSAQAIAVMFTGLTIANVAMVPLTTYLGHTYSWRFAFAIVSLIGLITIFSLYKNLPKQKEIKTITLKDELQFFKTIKAWHILAIVATGFGGLFAWISYIAPLLINVTNFEESSVSYMMIVAGLGMLVGNIVGGYLADKRNPIKVAIFLLSMMVLCLVLVFFLSEYKFATVVLTFLCGAFAMSIGAPINIIMLDSAKHSAMLGAAFLQAAFNVANSLGAFLGGIPLFMGLNYNYPALSGAFMALLGVGLCLYFLKKYKFEE, encoded by the coding sequence ATGACAAAACAATTATTACCCCTAGCTTTAGGTGGTCTTGCTATTGGTACTACTGAATTTGCTATTATGGGATTATTACCAGATGTTGCAAATGACTTAAATATTAGTATTCCAGTTGCTGGGCATTTAATCTCTACTTATGCCCTAGGAGTAGTTATTGGAGCGCCAATATTAGTCGCTCTAAGTGCAAAGTTTCCAGCTAAAAACATCCTAATAGCTTTTATGGTTCTATTTACATTTTTCAACTTTTTATCTGCTATCGCACCTAATTATTCTACGCTTTTGGTATCTAGATTTTTTAGTGGCTTACCCCATGGTGCTTTTTTTGGTGTGGGAACAGTGGTTGCAGCAAAACTTGCCCAAAAGGGTAAGTCAGCACAAGCAATTGCTGTAATGTTTACAGGACTTACTATTGCAAATGTTGCCATGGTTCCACTTACCACATATCTAGGTCATACCTATAGTTGGAGATTTGCTTTTGCTATAGTTTCACTAATTGGATTAATAACAATCTTCTCTTTATATAAAAATCTTCCAAAACAAAAAGAGATAAAAACTATCACATTAAAAGATGAATTACAATTTTTTAAGACTATCAAAGCTTGGCACATATTAGCTATCGTAGCAACTGGATTTGGTGGATTGTTTGCATGGATTAGTTATATTGCTCCATTATTAATAAATGTTACAAATTTCGAAGAAAGTAGTGTCTCGTACATGATGATTGTGGCAGGTCTAGGAATGTTAGTTGGAAATATAGTTGGTGGATATTTAGCAGATAAAAGAAACCCTATAAAAGTAGCAATTTTTCTTTTATCTATGATGGTTTTATGTTTAGTATTAGTATTTTTCCTATCAGAATATAAGTTTGCAACTGTCGTACTTACATTTTTATGTGGTGCCTTTGCTATGTCAATTGGGGCACCTATTAATATCATCATGTTAGATAGCGCAAAACACTCTGCAATGCTTGGAGCTGCATTTTTACAAGCTGCTTTTAATGTGGCTAATTCTTTAGGTGCATTTTTAGGTGGTATTCCTTTGTTTATGGGATTAAATTACAATTACCCAGCCCTAAGTGGTGCATTTATGGCTTTATTAGGAGTTGGACTATGTTTATATTTCCTAAAAAAATATAAATTTGAAGAATAA
- a CDS encoding NAD(+)/NADH kinase, with amino-acid sequence MKITTSNEKLNQIKKAGFILKPNSPEIKKDYEVIKNHFLKANIEVILEKQSALMINEGGIELENLCQICDFLVSIGGDGTLISVVRRSFKFDIPVLGVHLGTLGFLTDIRFSEVESFLSLMFEHKYRIDHRMMIKGCANEQSFVAFNDIVITRKSVSSMISLSAKIDGKPFNSYYGDGVIISTPTGSTAYNLSVGGPIVYPLTEAFIVTPVAPHSLTQRPLVLPADFKIEFTITDKQGALVIIDGQDIYEVNEGESIKIEISANKARLIHRCERNYFEVLNEKLRWGN; translated from the coding sequence ATGAAAATAACTACAAGTAATGAAAAACTAAATCAAATCAAAAAAGCAGGCTTTATTTTAAAGCCCAATTCACCTGAAATAAAAAAAGATTACGAAGTAATTAAAAATCACTTTTTGAAAGCTAATATAGAAGTTATATTAGAAAAACAAAGTGCACTTATGATCAATGAAGGTGGAATTGAACTTGAAAATTTATGCCAAATCTGTGATTTTTTGGTATCTATTGGTGGTGATGGAACTCTTATATCTGTAGTTAGAAGAAGTTTTAAATTTGATATTCCAGTTTTAGGAGTTCATTTAGGAACTCTAGGTTTTTTGACTGATATTAGATTTAGTGAAGTAGAAAGTTTTTTATCTTTGATGTTTGAACATAAGTATAGAATTGATCATCGTATGATGATTAAAGGATGTGCAAATGAACAGAGTTTTGTTGCTTTTAATGATATAGTAATTACAAGAAAATCAGTATCTTCAATGATAAGCTTATCTGCAAAAATTGATGGTAAGCCTTTCAATTCATATTATGGAGATGGTGTAATTATATCTACTCCTACTGGTTCTACTGCTTATAATTTATCTGTTGGAGGACCTATTGTTTATCCATTAACAGAAGCTTTTATTGTAACTCCTGTTGCTCCTCATAGCTTGACTCAAAGACCATTGGTATTACCAGCTGATTTTAAAATTGAATTTACAATTACAGATAAGCAAGGCGCCTTAGTAATAATAGATGGACAAGATATTTATGAAGTAAATGAAGGTGAAAGTATCAAAATAGAAATTTCAGCTAATAAAGCAAGATTGATTCACAGATGTGAGCGAAACTATTTTGAAGTATTAAATGAAAAATTAAGATGGGGAAATTAA
- a CDS encoding methyl-accepting chemotaxis protein, with the protein MNISSIKSKLLVLLFISISCSFLILGYKDASSKYQTESSLVKKDESALAKQTAKFINDYLQSKITVVNSVADMIENQNLTIDNKVLLNQLVLGTKAGDFAAMYLGLEDSGDLIRFNGIVKTIKDNNYDARTRPWYKKAIETQASGVTEPFVDNNTKRLIITVFSPYKKDGKFIGAIGATIFLDTIVEEILNLKLGEDGFAYLLSSDGKVIIHKNKELLKKDSLLFKGIRTDEDNKFAEATENGVKKLVAYSKVSIPSWYLVVELGKEGVYKEINRHIVEQIAIYVGLLIIILLLLYFLLKKLLNPINTLESGLNDFFEYLKGTKNTVEPLNIHTNDEFGNMARKIDEEIVFVKEGIDKDRLLIENVKEVVTKIKNGNLDVQVEKTSSKESLNELKDILNDMIKANAKNVNNNINTILAALKNYSKLDFEKNIDNATGEVAKGLNGLCDIINGMLQENYQLGLTLENNAKQLLENVNTLNKSSTDTAASLEETSASIEEITSTIVENTQNISQMAVYSNNLLKSISSGQALAKLTVESMNEINEQTSAIAEAITVIDQIAFQTNILSLNAAVEAATAGEAGKGFAVVAAEVRNLASRSAEAAKEIKSLVENATIKANTGKKNADEMISGYAELNDNINKTTQLISHVEVASTEQKQGIEQINDAVASLDSRTQENANVASHAHQIATNTSTIAENIIANVNKKKFRKS; encoded by the coding sequence ATGAATATTTCTAGTATAAAATCAAAACTTCTTGTATTGTTATTTATAAGTATTTCTTGCTCATTTCTTATACTTGGATACAAGGATGCTTCAAGTAAGTATCAAACTGAATCTTCACTGGTAAAAAAAGATGAATCAGCTTTAGCTAAACAAACAGCTAAGTTTATTAATGATTATTTACAATCAAAAATAACTGTTGTAAATTCTGTTGCAGATATGATAGAGAACCAAAATCTTACAATAGATAACAAAGTTCTATTAAATCAACTTGTGCTAGGTACTAAGGCAGGGGATTTTGCAGCCATGTATTTGGGATTGGAAGATAGTGGTGATTTAATTAGATTTAATGGTATTGTAAAAACTATTAAAGATAATAATTATGATGCAAGAACTAGACCTTGGTATAAAAAAGCCATTGAAACACAAGCTTCAGGTGTAACAGAACCTTTTGTTGATAATAATACAAAGAGACTAATAATTACTGTTTTCTCACCTTATAAAAAAGATGGGAAGTTTATCGGAGCTATTGGGGCAACTATCTTTTTAGATACAATAGTAGAAGAAATATTAAATTTGAAATTAGGTGAAGATGGATTTGCTTATCTTTTATCAAGTGATGGAAAAGTAATAATTCATAAAAATAAAGAACTATTAAAAAAAGATAGTCTTTTATTTAAAGGCATTAGAACAGATGAAGATAATAAGTTTGCAGAAGCTACTGAAAATGGAGTTAAAAAACTTGTAGCTTATAGTAAAGTTTCTATTCCTTCTTGGTATTTGGTTGTTGAATTAGGTAAAGAGGGTGTATATAAGGAAATAAATAGACATATTGTAGAACAAATAGCTATTTATGTGGGATTATTAATAATAATTTTATTACTTTTATATTTCTTACTAAAAAAACTATTAAATCCTATAAATACTCTTGAATCAGGATTAAATGATTTCTTTGAATATTTAAAAGGTACAAAAAATACAGTTGAACCACTAAATATTCATACAAATGATGAATTTGGAAATATGGCAAGAAAAATTGATGAAGAAATAGTCTTTGTAAAAGAGGGGATTGATAAAGACAGATTGCTAATTGAAAATGTAAAAGAAGTAGTTACTAAAATCAAAAATGGAAATTTAGATGTTCAAGTAGAAAAAACCTCTTCAAAAGAATCATTAAATGAATTAAAAGATATTCTAAATGATATGATAAAAGCAAATGCTAAAAATGTAAATAATAATATCAATACAATTTTAGCTGCACTTAAAAACTACTCAAAACTTGATTTTGAGAAAAACATAGATAATGCTACGGGTGAAGTTGCAAAAGGTCTAAATGGATTATGTGATATTATAAATGGAATGTTGCAAGAAAATTACCAATTAGGATTAACTTTAGAAAATAATGCAAAACAACTTTTAGAAAATGTTAATACACTTAACAAGTCATCAACAGATACAGCAGCATCGTTAGAAGAGACTTCTGCTTCAATTGAAGAGATTACTTCAACTATTGTTGAAAATACTCAAAATATTTCACAAATGGCAGTTTATTCAAATAATTTACTAAAATCAATTAGTTCAGGACAAGCTTTAGCAAAACTTACAGTTGAATCAATGAATGAGATAAATGAACAAACAAGTGCAATTGCAGAAGCAATTACAGTAATTGATCAAATTGCTTTCCAAACAAATATTTTATCACTAAATGCAGCAGTAGAAGCAGCAACAGCAGGAGAAGCAGGAAAAGGTTTCGCAGTAGTTGCAGCTGAAGTTAGAAATCTAGCATCAAGAAGTGCAGAAGCTGCTAAAGAGATAAAAAGTCTAGTAGAAAATGCCACAATAAAAGCAAATACAGGTAAGAAAAATGCTGATGAGATGATAAGTGGATATGCAGAATTAAATGATAATATTAATAAAACTACACAACTAATATCTCATGTTGAAGTTGCTTCAACTGAACAAAAACAAGGAATAGAACAAATCAATGATGCAGTTGCAAGTCTTGACTCAAGAACTCAAGAAAATGCAAATGTTGCAAGTCATGCTCACCAAATTGCTACAAATACCTCTACTATTGCGGAGAACATAATTGCGAATGTGAATAAAAAGAAATTTAGAAAATCTTAA
- the rpsL gene encoding 30S ribosomal protein S12 yields MPTINQLIRKERKRVVEKSKSPALEKCPQRRGVCTRVYTTTPKKPNSALRKVAKVRLTTGYEVISYIGGEGHNLQEHSIVLVRGGRVKDLPGVKYHIVRGALDTAGVANRTVARSKYGTKKPKAAKK; encoded by the coding sequence ATGCCTACTATTAATCAATTGATTAGAAAAGAGCGAAAGAGAGTGGTTGAAAAATCAAAATCTCCAGCACTTGAAAAATGTCCACAAAGAAGAGGAGTATGTACAAGAGTATATACTACAACTCCAAAAAAACCTAACTCGGCTTTAAGAAAAGTTGCAAAAGTTAGATTAACAACAGGATATGAAGTTATTTCATATATCGGTGGTGAAGGTCACAACTTACAAGAACACTCTATCGTTTTAGTTAGAGGGGGAAGAGTTAAGGATTTACCTGGGGTTAAATATCACATCGTTAGAGGTGCTTTAGATACTGCTGGTGTTGCAAACAGAACTGTTGCAAGATCTAAATACGGTACTAAGAAGCCTAAAGCGGCTAAGAAATAA
- the rpsG gene encoding 30S ribosomal protein S7, which produces MRRRKAPVREILADPIYNSKVITKFVNTVMLDGKKSAAEKIMYGAIANLDARGEEAGIELFEKAIENVKPLLEVKSRRVGGATYQVPVEVRAVRRQTLALRWLVDASRKRNERTMVERLANELFEAANDRGAAFKKKEDMHRMAEANKAFAHYRW; this is translated from the coding sequence ATGAGAAGAAGAAAAGCTCCAGTAAGAGAAATATTAGCAGATCCTATCTACAATAGTAAAGTGATCACAAAATTTGTTAACACAGTAATGTTAGATGGTAAAAAATCTGCTGCTGAAAAAATTATGTATGGTGCAATTGCAAACTTAGATGCTAGAGGTGAAGAAGCTGGTATTGAACTGTTTGAAAAAGCAATTGAAAATGTTAAACCACTTTTAGAAGTAAAATCTAGAAGAGTTGGTGGAGCTACATATCAAGTTCCTGTTGAAGTTAGAGCTGTAAGAAGACAAACTTTAGCATTAAGATGGCTTGTAGATGCTTCAAGAAAAAGAAATGAAAGAACTATGGTTGAGAGATTAGCTAACGAATTATTCGAAGCTGCTAACGACAGAGGCGCTGCTTTCAAGAAAAAAGAAGACATGCATAGAATGGCAGAAGCTAATAAAGCATTTGCACATTATAGATGGTAG
- a CDS encoding DUF234 domain-containing protein, with amino-acid sequence METALNYFAIFGGLDIKIDTTKPLGKLIERHILDEYYDLQEYISKLTKNSLPYYKVLTGIALGDRRINSAFKRADVEYDEGIKALHDLEELEVIYTETSIDHLTNKFEDNDVADKLLFNAPFLRFWFAFVSPLYRGIARTEYKEFFERFNNYNAEFMQLIFEQLSHEYVKELFKDDAIEEIGRYWDEKDEINLVAETETGKIIVGSCKYTNSKMKKTELTRLKELCEKLEIVPDYVLLFSKSGFTNEVKALKSDGVKLFTVKSLKAILEA; translated from the coding sequence ATGGAAACTGCACTAAATTATTTTGCCATATTTGGTGGACTTGATATAAAAATCGATACTACTAAACCACTTGGTAAACTAATAGAGCGACATATTTTAGATGAATATTATGACTTACAAGAGTATATTTCAAAACTGACAAAAAACTCTTTGCCATACTATAAAGTTCTAACTGGTATTGCTTTAGGTGATAGAAGAATTAATAGTGCATTTAAAAGAGCAGATGTAGAATATGACGAAGGAATAAAAGCTTTACACGACCTAGAAGAGTTAGAAGTTATTTATACTGAAACTTCTATTGACCATCTAACAAATAAATTTGAAGATAATGATGTGGCTGATAAGTTATTATTCAATGCTCCATTTTTAAGATTTTGGTTTGCCTTTGTATCTCCACTTTATAGGGGAATCGCAAGAACTGAATATAAAGAGTTTTTTGAGCGATTTAACAACTACAATGCAGAATTTATGCAACTAATCTTTGAGCAATTAAGTCATGAGTATGTAAAAGAACTTTTTAAAGATGATGCAATAGAAGAGATTGGAAGATATTGGGATGAAAAAGATGAGATAAATCTTGTCGCAGAAACTGAAACAGGAAAGATAATTGTCGGTTCTTGTAAATATACAAATAGTAAGATGAAAAAAACAGAACTTACAAGACTAAAAGAACTTTGTGAAAAGTTAGAGATAGTCCCTGATTATGTTTTACTATTTTCAAAAAGTGGTTTCACAAATGAAGTGAAAGCCTTGAAAAGTGATGGAGTAAAACTCTTCACAGTAAAGAGCCTAAAAGCCATTTTAGAAGCATAA
- a CDS encoding alpha/beta fold hydrolase: MTILGHKIVGNGKKNILVLHELMGDHTNFDPILPYIDTTNFTYIFVDHRGYGLSKDILGEYTCEEAANDVKNLITKLNLKEVTLLAHSMSTMIAQKVALIDDRVKQLILITPISAAGIKMKPQAQAKLIDSMKKNENFIEYVVESASSRYNQPWKEYRIKMGYEASTLEARTGYMTMYLTTDFINEVKDIKIPIKIMVGHHDLPAFHKNNVKKQFEEYYNDFEIIECMEAGHYPMIECPVYFVTEIENKILSN; encoded by the coding sequence ATGACAATACTTGGACATAAAATTGTAGGCAATGGTAAAAAGAATATCTTAGTCTTACATGAACTCATGGGAGATCACACAAACTTTGATCCAATACTACCTTATATAGATACTACAAACTTCACATACATATTTGTAGACCATAGAGGCTATGGCTTATCAAAAGATATCTTAGGAGAATATACTTGCGAAGAAGCAGCAAATGATGTAAAAAACCTCATCACGAAACTAAATTTAAAAGAAGTAACTCTTCTAGCCCACTCTATGTCTACAATGATAGCTCAAAAAGTAGCCCTAATAGATGATAGAGTAAAACAACTAATTCTAATCACTCCAATTTCAGCTGCTGGTATAAAGATGAAACCCCAAGCCCAAGCAAAACTAATAGATAGTATGAAAAAAAATGAAAACTTCATTGAATATGTAGTTGAAAGTGCAAGTAGTAGATACAATCAACCATGGAAAGAGTATAGAATCAAAATGGGATATGAAGCTTCAACTTTAGAAGCTAGAACTGGCTATATGACTATGTATCTTACAACTGATTTTATAAATGAAGTAAAAGATATAAAGATACCAATAAAAATAATGGTAGGTCATCATGACTTACCTGCTTTTCATAAAAACAATGTGAAAAAACAGTTTGAAGAGTATTATAATGATTTTGAGATAATAGAGTGTATGGAAGCAGGACACTATCCAATGATAGAGTGTCCTGTGTACTTTGTAACAGAGATTGAGAATAAGATATTATCTAATTAA